In Vibrio sp. JC009, a single window of DNA contains:
- the tssM gene encoding type VI secretion system membrane subunit TssM: MLNRMVKVVKKNKQSFTLALKVLLVLLFVVVNLVVWWVGPWLEIFGNKPFSSVSSRVLFTCFSAFIAVAVWGIRQRRKLVQLVTAQEKARELRDDPVKRSIDRQDRELETLRSKLRQQVNKHNYLYALPWYLVIGLNGDGKSSLIRRSGQKFLDSAESAVKSENRGKEGSVNWWFSNHAVLIEPGGQLVEQGALNQTDGQGEIRLWQNLLAWLENTRSRRPLNGLIIAVDIARLAEANSSERRIYASLLRARMREMMESLSTRLPVYITLTKLDLLYGFEPFFRQCSAKQRDDIFGFTFSLDSADAPEKWLAEFDADYARFVATLNKVLPQKVSEPLSSEERKGIYSFVRQIAGIRSILADFLCDLFTCDQFSTTALVRGVYFTSVYQQGVPNNTFDDVTSKRYGLPYVVNRAQNAKHSMVYFVENLFGQIIFCEAGIAGDNFRLVKQKRRLIAVSVAVCLTVTFLLTASWHRYYKSNILSSDAVLTKVNHYKEQFPDQIAVASICDILEPLNKIREATLEFGFFRDKSQYISDLGLYQGHVIGPKVEDTYLNLLEMRFLPLLMADLIVEMQQTTNSEDKLGVLRVYRMLVDKSGRYSSYVLDYFSKYWQSGYSGKKSIQEQLMGHLDYAMQHTDLAYDRNRGDEALEKIMQPYDEVIAKAQSELGAMPNDQRVYRSLKLTAETVLGPDINLRNLIGPVFDVVFEERVLASDKLLIPRMMTREGFDDYFLPQSESISKLALIDAWVLGQSKSPSFSEADKQVLKAQIRDLYVADYTATWRAALNDIDIRYFSDINDAVTVLDNLTGSMEPLQRVLRSLRSHTKLYGALPDSESAKAELKKSAKYAVSLKIEEPFLQLTSLLSPVNGKPAYFNEVLTLVEVLKSYMNTIKNAPDAGMAALKATKDRVQMMNSDPIYTLHRVASGLPAPLDGMLTKLADESWYVVKQEAIKHLELRWQEDVYTYYQQRLAGKYPFASASKKDVSLKDFELFFAPDGVLGSFHKNQLNIFLQENVGVSQDETGKSLIRKDIVELIEGAEKIREAFFNRKGILDLSFFVEPLQLSNNKRRSVLNVDGQILVYSHGQKYGADFIWPNTLRDSAKSKITLVPAGYNQSPRSMSVAGPWALFRLLEKGNVISISPVSVDYKFVFEGGNMVYRISSEEETNPFTNELFKSFKVSETLY, from the coding sequence ATGTTAAATAGAATGGTAAAAGTGGTGAAAAAGAACAAACAGAGTTTCACGCTTGCACTTAAGGTTCTGTTGGTACTTCTCTTTGTTGTGGTTAACCTGGTTGTCTGGTGGGTGGGGCCGTGGCTGGAGATCTTTGGTAATAAGCCTTTTTCATCTGTTTCTTCAAGAGTCCTGTTTACCTGTTTCTCTGCATTCATTGCAGTTGCTGTTTGGGGGATCAGGCAACGGAGAAAGCTGGTTCAGCTTGTGACAGCACAAGAAAAAGCCAGGGAGTTAAGAGATGATCCTGTTAAACGGAGTATTGACAGACAAGACAGAGAACTCGAAACACTCAGAAGCAAGCTCAGACAGCAGGTTAACAAACACAACTACCTGTATGCACTGCCCTGGTATCTGGTTATCGGTCTGAATGGTGATGGCAAATCCAGCCTGATAAGACGATCGGGTCAGAAATTTCTCGATTCGGCTGAGAGTGCCGTGAAGAGTGAAAACAGGGGCAAAGAGGGTTCGGTAAACTGGTGGTTCAGTAATCATGCGGTTCTTATTGAACCAGGTGGTCAGTTAGTTGAGCAGGGAGCACTTAATCAGACGGATGGTCAGGGTGAGATCAGGCTGTGGCAAAATTTATTAGCCTGGTTAGAAAACACCAGAAGCAGAAGGCCTCTTAACGGACTGATCATCGCCGTGGATATTGCCAGACTGGCAGAGGCTAACTCTTCAGAACGTCGTATCTATGCAAGCCTTTTGAGGGCAAGGATGCGGGAGATGATGGAATCGCTGTCAACACGTCTTCCGGTCTACATTACATTGACTAAACTCGACTTGCTGTATGGATTTGAGCCGTTTTTCAGGCAGTGTTCAGCTAAGCAGCGAGATGATATTTTCGGCTTTACCTTTTCCTTGGATTCGGCAGATGCCCCCGAAAAATGGTTAGCAGAATTTGATGCCGATTATGCACGATTTGTAGCGACGCTAAATAAGGTGTTACCACAAAAAGTCTCTGAGCCGCTCTCTTCTGAAGAGCGAAAAGGTATCTACAGCTTTGTCAGGCAGATTGCAGGTATAAGATCGATCCTTGCGGACTTTCTTTGTGATCTCTTTACCTGTGATCAATTTTCTACCACAGCTCTGGTCAGAGGCGTCTATTTCACATCTGTGTATCAGCAGGGTGTCCCAAACAATACGTTTGATGACGTAACATCAAAGCGATATGGGCTGCCCTATGTGGTGAACCGGGCTCAGAATGCGAAACATTCTATGGTGTATTTTGTTGAAAACCTGTTTGGTCAGATTATTTTCTGTGAAGCTGGCATAGCCGGAGACAATTTTCGCCTGGTAAAGCAAAAGCGTCGGCTTATCGCTGTTTCAGTGGCTGTTTGCCTCACCGTTACTTTCTTACTGACAGCAAGCTGGCATCGCTATTACAAGAGCAATATTCTCAGCTCAGATGCGGTGCTGACCAAGGTTAATCACTATAAGGAACAGTTTCCTGACCAGATTGCGGTTGCTTCTATTTGCGATATCTTAGAGCCGCTCAATAAAATACGTGAAGCGACATTAGAGTTCGGCTTTTTTCGTGATAAATCCCAATACATTTCCGATCTTGGCTTGTACCAGGGGCATGTCATCGGTCCCAAAGTTGAAGATACCTACCTTAATCTTCTTGAGATGCGTTTTTTACCCCTGTTAATGGCTGACCTTATTGTTGAAATGCAGCAGACAACAAACAGCGAAGATAAGCTTGGGGTACTGCGTGTTTACAGGATGTTGGTGGATAAAAGTGGAAGGTACAGCAGTTATGTGCTTGATTACTTTTCTAAATACTGGCAGTCCGGCTATTCTGGTAAGAAGTCGATTCAGGAACAGCTTATGGGACACCTTGACTATGCGATGCAGCATACCGACTTAGCTTATGACCGTAACCGTGGGGATGAAGCGTTAGAAAAGATCATGCAACCCTATGATGAGGTGATAGCTAAAGCTCAGTCAGAATTAGGCGCAATGCCGAATGATCAAAGGGTATACAGAAGCCTGAAACTGACGGCGGAAACCGTGTTAGGCCCTGATATTAATCTGAGAAATTTAATTGGTCCTGTCTTTGATGTGGTTTTTGAAGAGCGGGTGCTTGCCAGTGATAAGCTTTTAATCCCCCGAATGATGACAAGAGAAGGTTTTGACGACTATTTTCTACCTCAGTCCGAGTCGATATCAAAACTGGCATTAATTGATGCCTGGGTACTTGGTCAAAGTAAATCGCCTTCATTTAGTGAAGCAGATAAGCAGGTGCTTAAAGCACAGATAAGAGATTTGTACGTCGCCGATTATACGGCAACCTGGCGTGCGGCTTTAAATGATATTGATATCCGGTATTTCAGTGATATTAACGACGCAGTGACTGTTTTGGATAACCTGACCGGAAGTATGGAGCCGTTGCAGCGAGTACTCCGTTCCTTAAGGTCACACACGAAACTCTATGGGGCATTACCGGACAGTGAAAGTGCTAAAGCGGAGCTGAAGAAAAGTGCCAAATACGCAGTTAGTTTAAAAATAGAAGAGCCGTTTTTACAACTGACCAGCCTGCTTAGCCCGGTGAACGGAAAACCGGCCTACTTCAATGAGGTTCTGACTCTGGTTGAAGTGCTGAAAAGTTATATGAACACAATCAAAAATGCACCCGACGCAGGCATGGCCGCTTTAAAAGCGACTAAGGACAGGGTTCAGATGATGAACTCGGATCCTATATATACATTGCACCGGGTGGCATCAGGTCTGCCGGCACCGCTGGATGGCATGTTGACAAAACTTGCAGATGAGAGTTGGTATGTCGTAAAGCAAGAGGCGATCAAGCATCTTGAATTGCGCTGGCAGGAGGATGTTTATACATATTATCAGCAGAGGCTGGCAGGAAAGTATCCCTTCGCTTCTGCATCAAAAAAAGACGTTTCGCTTAAGGACTTTGAGTTGTTTTTTGCACCGGATGGTGTTCTGGGAAGTTTCCATAAAAATCAGCTGAACATCTTTTTGCAGGAAAATGTGGGTGTTAGCCAGGATGAAACCGGGAAGTCGCTTATCAGAAAAGATATCGTCGAGCTTATTGAAGGGGCGGAAAAAATCCGCGAGGCATTTTTTAATCGCAAGGGTATTTTAGACTTAAGTTTCTTTGTTGAACCGTTGCAACTGAGCAACAATAAACGCCGAAGTGTATTAAATGTCGACGGTCAGATACTGGTCTATAGCCATGGGCAAAAATATGGAGCGGACTTTATCTGGCCAAACACGCTGCGAGATTCGGCTAAGTCTAAAATTACTCTGGTTCCGGCCGGATATAATCAGTCTCCGCGGAGTATGAGTGTGGCCGGGCCATGGGCGCTATTCAGATTGTTAGAAAAAGGAAACGTCATATCAATCAGCCCGGTATCCGTTGACTATAAGTTTGTGTTTGAAGGTGGCAATATGGTTTACCGTATCAGCTCGGAGGAAGAAACAAATCCGTTTACCAATGAGTTGTTTAAATCATTTAAAGTGTCAGAGACGCTTTACTGA
- the vasI gene encoding type VI secretion system-associated protein VasI, with protein MINRVLFYPLLFVTFFSPVNAQDLIRQGNDCSQISSRLERLHCFDSLFGFQTEPEEPVLPAKYPDSWHRARQIFSANTEDSWTLFSSPANDDAWLVLRPLNKKTSFKSKQKPLLIMSCINHLSRIELALPHRVDHVRAKISLAGSQHQLWRSDDQGVLFSSAQGIPAINMMKQMLRTPKATIRSNAEFADGLHFDTTDLSNKIRLLRERCQW; from the coding sequence ATGATCAATCGAGTACTTTTTTATCCGCTTTTATTTGTAACCTTTTTTTCTCCTGTTAATGCTCAAGATTTAATAAGACAGGGCAATGACTGTTCTCAAATTAGTTCGCGGCTTGAGAGGTTGCATTGTTTTGACAGCTTGTTTGGCTTTCAGACTGAACCGGAGGAACCGGTACTCCCGGCAAAATATCCCGACTCCTGGCACAGAGCAAGACAGATATTTTCCGCTAACACTGAAGACAGTTGGACTCTGTTTAGTAGCCCGGCTAATGATGATGCATGGCTGGTACTAAGACCTTTAAACAAGAAAACAAGTTTTAAATCAAAACAAAAGCCGTTGCTTATTATGAGCTGTATTAATCACTTAAGCCGCATTGAACTGGCTTTGCCTCACCGGGTGGATCATGTCAGGGCAAAAATTTCGCTGGCGGGCAGTCAGCATCAGCTCTGGCGCAGTGACGATCAGGGCGTTTTATTTTCATCTGCTCAGGGGATCCCGGCAATCAATATGATGAAACAGATGCTTAGAACACCGAAAGCGACGATTCGCTCAAATGCTGAGTTTGCTGACGGCTTACATTTTGATACCACAGACCTGAGCAATAAAATTCGGCTATTAAGAGAGCGGTGCCAATGGTAA
- the tssA gene encoding type VI secretion system protein TssA, whose translation MVKEREDILLQDYPEYVAKVVSELTPAGELLGSDPVFEQIESQMMKVGSLAHSGVDWENTEQDVIWLLGNKSKDVRLLAYLMQCLHNSASPERIIMSFELMTIFVKNYWDNSYPVSGNKGSPGKEKYFNMMVKRFSLLFEKMDFSLFTEAEQKELGVVTQEWLDAIAQQKLSAGTALSVKSKIEAGIQSISVKDATPQRNDSGSSAKKGRHLLTAQPQVSNAVEAKTLKKALLSASDLLDEQCFLSPLPFRIRRYACWGTIVSPPEHDTGMNTLLRGMPAPKVKEYRDLTCRPDLQIWKKIEQSLLNAPYWFEGQLMSFNLALALNQAELGLVVAEETRRFLQRLPELGHLKFKDGSPFVPDAVKTWLSETDRSNHPASENNDWQKTREEVFKLAKAQGVSEALSYLDSMLVSATEPRNHFYCRLISTEVMHLSKFRALAGASYQDLYKQISTMSVSDWEPSLVEQLKRQVTSEEGAHVK comes from the coding sequence ATGGTAAAGGAGCGCGAAGACATTCTGTTACAAGACTACCCGGAGTATGTTGCCAAAGTAGTATCAGAGTTAACTCCGGCCGGTGAGCTATTAGGTAGTGACCCAGTTTTTGAACAGATTGAAAGCCAGATGATGAAGGTAGGCTCTCTGGCCCATTCTGGGGTTGACTGGGAAAACACCGAGCAGGATGTAATCTGGTTGCTGGGGAATAAATCCAAAGATGTCCGGCTACTAGCCTACCTGATGCAGTGTTTGCATAATTCGGCTTCACCTGAACGGATTATTATGTCGTTTGAGCTAATGACCATCTTTGTAAAAAATTATTGGGATAACAGCTATCCCGTATCCGGAAATAAAGGCTCTCCGGGTAAAGAAAAGTATTTCAATATGATGGTGAAACGCTTCTCCCTTCTGTTTGAAAAAATGGACTTTTCTCTGTTTACCGAAGCGGAGCAAAAAGAGCTCGGCGTGGTAACACAAGAGTGGCTGGATGCCATTGCTCAGCAAAAATTAAGCGCCGGAACCGCGCTGTCAGTGAAGAGCAAAATAGAGGCAGGGATTCAGTCCATAAGCGTAAAGGACGCAACTCCTCAAAGAAATGATTCCGGGAGTTCTGCCAAAAAAGGGCGTCATCTGTTAACTGCGCAGCCACAAGTTTCTAATGCTGTAGAGGCAAAAACACTGAAAAAGGCACTTTTGAGTGCGTCGGATCTGCTGGATGAGCAGTGCTTTTTATCGCCATTGCCCTTTCGGATAAGGCGCTACGCCTGTTGGGGCACCATTGTTTCGCCTCCTGAGCATGACACAGGGATGAATACGCTATTGCGGGGAATGCCGGCACCTAAAGTGAAAGAGTACCGGGATCTCACATGTCGGCCGGATCTGCAAATATGGAAAAAGATCGAACAGAGCCTGCTCAACGCGCCTTACTGGTTTGAAGGTCAGTTAATGAGCTTTAACCTGGCCCTGGCTCTTAACCAGGCAGAGCTTGGATTAGTGGTCGCGGAGGAAACCCGTCGCTTTTTACAACGTCTGCCAGAGCTGGGCCATCTTAAGTTTAAAGACGGCTCTCCATTTGTCCCGGATGCGGTTAAAACCTGGCTTTCGGAAACAGACCGGAGCAATCATCCCGCATCTGAAAATAATGACTGGCAGAAAACGAGAGAAGAGGTATTTAAGCTTGCTAAAGCTCAGGGTGTCTCAGAAGCCTTGTCTTATCTGGACTCTATGCTGGTGTCAGCAACAGAACCAAGAAATCATTTTTATTGTCGCCTTATCTCTACTGAGGTGATGCACCTTAGCAAATTCCGGGCGCTGGCCGGAGCCAGTTATCAGGATTTGTATAAGCAGATTTCAACAATGAGCGTTTCCGACTGGGAGCCTTCCTTGGTTGAACAATTGAAGCGGCAGGTAACTTCAGAGGAGGGAGCTCATGTTAAATAG
- a CDS encoding HD domain-containing phosphohydrolase, translating to MDFLASDNASDTHERGITGPPWVVLLVDDDKEVHQITRLALAQFVFKGRKLELISAYTGIEAKSILESRDDIAMALIDVVMESDHAGLDLVRCIRNELNNQMTRLVLRTGQAGVAPEDTVIREYEIDDYKEKTELTTQKLRTLLYSMLRAYSELCAISEQRKKLGKIIEASAVVQSTTSLKEYATTVLHQFSSLFEIDISALYALVPYRHGMDETRAISLIATKSTVDITPYSSLFFLPEKVAKRCQEVLENKKVEQYADACIFYNPNESKLSSLLYIDMDGTISDLDRRLLDIYIHNIALTFENLNLMRDLQETSKELVYNLANAVEVRSKETGAHVQRVAGYIEIITRHYGVEEQEALLIQNASPLHDIGKVAIPDKILHKPGKLDAGEWSEMQKHVDYGVEILSKSKRHLLKIAAEIAGTHHEKWEGSGYPNHLRGKEIPLSGRIAALADVFDALSSRRSYKEPWSDDAIKAELLAQKGKHFDPELVDIALEHWEEFLSVRESYPD from the coding sequence ATGGACTTTTTAGCCAGTGATAATGCGAGCGATACTCATGAGCGAGGAATAACAGGGCCTCCCTGGGTAGTACTTCTGGTAGATGATGATAAAGAAGTGCATCAGATAACCAGGCTGGCGCTGGCACAGTTTGTGTTTAAAGGGCGTAAGCTCGAGCTGATTTCAGCATACACCGGGATAGAGGCAAAAAGCATACTGGAAAGTCGTGACGATATTGCGATGGCACTTATCGATGTGGTGATGGAAAGCGACCACGCTGGTCTGGACCTGGTCAGGTGTATCCGGAACGAACTGAATAACCAAATGACCAGACTGGTCTTACGTACCGGTCAGGCAGGCGTTGCACCGGAAGATACCGTTATTCGTGAGTACGAGATAGATGACTATAAGGAGAAAACGGAATTAACCACACAAAAGCTCAGAACATTGCTGTATTCAATGTTACGCGCTTATTCAGAACTCTGTGCCATCAGCGAGCAGAGAAAAAAGCTTGGGAAAATTATTGAGGCATCTGCTGTAGTTCAGAGTACCACTTCGCTCAAAGAGTACGCGACAACAGTCCTTCACCAGTTCTCTTCCTTGTTTGAGATTGATATTTCGGCACTTTATGCTCTTGTGCCGTACAGGCATGGAATGGATGAAACGAGAGCGATTTCTTTAATTGCAACCAAGAGCACAGTTGATATTACCCCGTACTCTTCACTGTTTTTTTTGCCAGAGAAGGTAGCGAAGCGGTGCCAGGAAGTTCTGGAAAACAAAAAAGTTGAGCAATATGCTGACGCCTGTATTTTTTACAATCCGAACGAAAGTAAGTTATCCAGCCTGCTTTATATTGACATGGATGGGACGATATCTGATTTAGACCGGCGACTGCTGGATATCTATATCCACAATATTGCGCTTACCTTTGAAAATCTGAATCTGATGCGCGATCTTCAGGAAACCTCAAAGGAGCTGGTATATAACCTGGCTAACGCTGTTGAAGTCAGAAGTAAAGAAACAGGCGCTCATGTTCAGCGGGTTGCCGGATATATTGAAATCATTACCAGACACTACGGAGTAGAAGAACAGGAAGCACTGCTAATCCAGAACGCTTCGCCATTGCATGATATTGGCAAGGTGGCTATTCCTGACAAAATACTGCATAAGCCCGGCAAATTAGACGCTGGCGAATGGAGCGAGATGCAAAAGCATGTAGATTATGGTGTGGAAATATTAAGCAAGTCTAAGCGGCATCTGCTCAAAATTGCCGCAGAAATAGCAGGTACTCATCATGAGAAGTGGGAAGGGAGCGGATACCCGAACCATTTAAGGGGAAAAGAGATCCCCTTATCTGGCAGGATAGCGGCACTTGCTGATGTGTTCGATGCTTTGAGCTCCAGGCGAAGCTATAAAGAGCCATGGAGCGACGACGCAATAAAGGCAGAACTATTAGCTCAGAAAGGCAAACACTTTGATCCCGAGCTTGTTGATATTGCACTGGAACATTGGGAAGAGTTCCTTTCTGTTCGTGAAAGTTACCCGGATTAG
- the gcvP gene encoding aminomethyl-transferring glycine dehydrogenase, protein MTNLLTQLSSNKEFVSRHNGPAPAEQKIMLDIINAESLEQLINETVPASIRLPSPLSLEAPLSESDMLAKLKSIAGKNQIKRTFIGQGYYDTCLPNVILRNVLENPGWYTAYTPYQPEISQGRLEALLNFQQMVMDLTGMEIANASLLDEATAAAEAMTLCKRAGKSKSKVFFVADDVHPQTIEVVKTRAEFIGFEVMVGKLDSLAEQDVFGALLQYPSTTGEVRDLTDIISAAQANKTLVTVATDLLASTLLKPAGEMGADVVIGSAQRFGVPMGYGGPHAAFMATRDKHKRTMPGRVIGVSVDSKGSQALRMAMQTREQHIRREKATSNICTAQALLANMAAFYAIYHGAEGLKTIARRTHHMTAILAAGLTACGYKLTNTSYFDTITIDTDSETEALYQKAQKADINLRKLDGKLGISFDETTSLQDVEALFAVFGIDENPESLSENIAKDEFAAIPEQCRRSSEYLTHPVFSSYRSETKMMRYLKLLENKDFSLTHGMIPLGSCTMKLNAAAEMIPVSWPEFGALHPFVPKEQASGYTALAESLKTMLCEITGYDAFSLQPNSGASGEYTGLIAIQRYHKSRGEGHRNVCLIPSSAHGTNPATASMLSMKVVVVKCDSEGNIDIQDLSDKIEKHKENLSSIMITYPSTHGVYEEHVKEVCDMVHAAGGQVYLDGANMNAQVGLTTPGFIGSDVSHLNLHKTFCIPHGGGGPGMGPIGVKSHLAPFLPGHIENGVEGDDYAVSAADLGSASILPISWAYIAMMGEQGLTEATKVAILNANYVMERLLPHYPVLYRGKNGRVAHECIIDIRPLKEETGISEEDIAKRLMDYGFHAPTMSFPVAGTLMVEPTESEDLKELDRFCDAMIAIRQEMDKVKNGEWPLENNPLVNAPHTQEDLAAQEWNRPYSRDLACFPSAHTKAAKYWPAVNRVDNVYGDRNLKTYNPIPDSEDDFPENFCRTC, encoded by the coding sequence ATGACAAACCTACTCACCCAACTTAGTTCCAACAAAGAATTTGTTAGCCGCCATAATGGTCCCGCTCCTGCAGAGCAGAAAATAATGCTCGATATCATCAATGCAGAAAGCCTTGAGCAGCTTATAAACGAGACAGTGCCTGCCTCAATTCGTCTGCCATCGCCACTTTCACTGGAAGCACCGCTCAGTGAAAGCGATATGCTGGCTAAGCTAAAATCCATTGCCGGTAAAAATCAGATAAAGCGAACATTTATTGGCCAGGGTTATTACGACACCTGCTTACCTAACGTTATTCTTCGTAACGTTCTGGAAAATCCCGGCTGGTATACTGCCTATACGCCTTATCAGCCAGAAATCTCTCAGGGCCGTCTTGAAGCACTGCTAAACTTCCAGCAGATGGTGATGGATTTAACCGGAATGGAGATTGCGAACGCATCACTTTTGGATGAGGCAACAGCAGCCGCTGAAGCGATGACGCTTTGTAAACGAGCAGGAAAGAGTAAGAGTAAAGTCTTTTTTGTCGCAGACGATGTGCACCCGCAAACCATTGAAGTAGTGAAAACCCGCGCTGAGTTTATCGGCTTTGAAGTAATGGTTGGCAAGCTAGATTCCCTTGCAGAGCAGGATGTGTTTGGCGCCCTGCTTCAGTACCCTTCAACCACCGGCGAAGTCCGGGATTTAACCGATATCATTTCAGCAGCTCAGGCCAATAAAACTCTGGTTACAGTCGCTACCGATCTTCTGGCTTCCACACTGTTAAAACCTGCCGGTGAAATGGGCGCAGATGTGGTCATCGGCAGTGCTCAGCGATTTGGCGTCCCTATGGGTTACGGCGGTCCTCATGCCGCATTTATGGCAACCCGTGATAAGCACAAGAGAACCATGCCTGGCCGCGTGATCGGTGTTTCCGTCGACTCTAAAGGCAGCCAGGCTCTGCGCATGGCAATGCAAACCCGTGAGCAGCATATCCGCCGCGAAAAAGCGACTTCCAATATCTGTACCGCTCAGGCACTACTGGCTAATATGGCCGCCTTTTATGCCATCTATCACGGTGCAGAAGGACTGAAAACCATCGCACGCCGCACACACCATATGACAGCGATTTTAGCTGCCGGACTTACAGCATGCGGTTATAAGTTAACCAACACCAGCTACTTCGATACTATCACGATAGATACAGATTCTGAGACCGAAGCGTTATACCAGAAAGCGCAAAAAGCAGACATCAACCTTCGCAAACTGGACGGGAAGCTGGGGATCAGCTTTGACGAAACCACGTCACTGCAAGATGTAGAAGCTCTGTTTGCTGTTTTTGGAATAGATGAAAATCCAGAATCACTTTCTGAAAATATCGCTAAAGATGAATTTGCAGCCATTCCAGAGCAGTGCAGAAGAAGCAGTGAATATCTGACGCATCCTGTTTTCAGCAGCTACCGCAGTGAAACTAAAATGATGCGCTACCTGAAGCTGCTTGAAAACAAAGATTTCTCATTGACTCACGGGATGATCCCGCTGGGCAGCTGCACCATGAAACTGAATGCGGCGGCAGAAATGATCCCGGTATCCTGGCCTGAGTTCGGAGCCCTGCATCCATTCGTGCCTAAGGAGCAAGCTTCAGGTTATACCGCTCTTGCTGAGTCACTTAAAACCATGCTTTGTGAAATTACCGGATATGACGCCTTCTCACTCCAGCCTAACTCAGGTGCTTCCGGCGAATACACTGGCCTTATCGCCATTCAGCGTTACCACAAAAGCCGTGGCGAAGGACACCGCAATGTTTGCCTGATCCCAAGCTCTGCGCACGGTACAAACCCGGCAACGGCCTCAATGCTTTCTATGAAAGTTGTGGTGGTTAAGTGTGACAGCGAAGGCAATATCGATATTCAGGATCTCTCGGACAAGATTGAAAAACACAAAGAGAACCTTTCCAGCATTATGATCACCTACCCTTCAACTCACGGCGTTTATGAAGAACACGTGAAAGAAGTGTGTGATATGGTTCATGCCGCCGGTGGTCAGGTTTATCTTGATGGCGCAAATATGAATGCGCAGGTGGGCCTTACTACACCTGGATTTATCGGCTCTGACGTTTCTCACCTGAACCTGCACAAAACCTTCTGCATTCCACATGGTGGCGGCGGTCCGGGCATGGGGCCAATCGGTGTTAAATCTCACCTTGCTCCATTCCTGCCAGGGCATATTGAAAACGGTGTGGAAGGCGACGATTACGCAGTTTCGGCTGCAGATTTAGGCAGCGCTTCCATCCTGCCAATCTCCTGGGCCTATATTGCAATGATGGGAGAGCAAGGCCTGACAGAAGCAACCAAGGTAGCCATTCTGAATGCGAACTACGTAATGGAGCGCCTGCTACCGCACTACCCTGTTTTGTACCGGGGTAAAAACGGCCGCGTTGCTCACGAGTGCATTATCGATATCCGTCCGTTAAAAGAAGAAACCGGCATCAGCGAGGAAGACATCGCAAAACGCCTGATGGATTACGGATTCCACGCTCCAACCATGTCTTTCCCTGTGGCAGGCACCCTGATGGTCGAACCAACAGAGTCCGAAGATCTGAAAGAACTGGACCGTTTCTGTGATGCAATGATCGCTATCCGTCAGGAAATGGATAAGGTGAAAAACGGCGAATGGCCTCTGGAAAACAACCCGCTAGTTAATGCGCCACATACTCAGGAAGATCTGGCCGCACAAGAGTGGAACAGACCCTACTCCAGAGATCTGGCCTGCTTCCCGAGCGCACATACAAAAGCAGCCAAATACTGGCCGGCGGTAAACCGTGTTGATAATGTGTATGGTGATCGTAACCTAAAAACTTATAACCCGATCCCTGACAGCGAGGACGATTTTCCGGAGAATTTTTGTAGAACTTGTTAG